The genomic region TGACCCAGTAAATGATGACTGGATATACGCCAACCTAGGTGAAGGTACTTTTTTCCAACGCACCGCAATGAATGAAAAAGGCAAACATCAAACGCCTAAACAAACGCCATTGGCACTCAGCTTCACCGCTGAACCAGACCTAGATAAGCTCATTGGCATCATGTCGGTTAACTCGTATACCGGCCAGAAAAAACAAGATTTTGCTCTTAAAGCGAGCCGCTTTGTTCGCATTAACAACTTACCTTCCTGCCCTGCTTATAGACAAATAGCCCAAGGCCACTTTCACTTCAGCTTAACCTACAAAATGCTGCCATGGGATCACGCCGCGGGCGTACTGGTTCACACCGAAGCTGGCGGCATCTGCCGTACACTCGACGGCCAAGAATACAGCCCAACCATGCTAGACGGCGAAATGCTCGCCGCTCAATCAGAACAGCAATGGAAAGATTTAGCTGAGTGGTTTAGGAGATAAGTTTAAGTTTCCAATTTTACCTCTTATCATCACCAAGGATGCTCGGCAAAGTAGCGTTCTAAATGATCGATCAAAGCACGAACATTGGGTGATAAATGTTTTCGAGACGAATAAAGCGCGCAGATAATCAGGTCTTTGGGTTTCCAGTCAGGCAAGACATGGCACAAGCTACCATCGTTAATGTAGCGATTCGCTAAATAAGTAGGCTGAAGACAAACCCCCATGCCATTCAATGTAGCATGCAAAAGTGCTGTGGCTTCATTGATGCTTAAACGACAATCCAAAGAGACAGATTCAAATTGGTCATGCTGGGATAGGTGCCAAATATGGCGTGCTAGATTTTTGTAGCCCAAGCAATCGTGATGAATTAGGTCTTGCGGATGCTGGATCTCGCCTATCGTATGTCGTACTTTTTCAAGATACGCAGGAGACGCTACCAACACGGATTCACACACGGCAATGGGTTTGCCGATTAACGATGGATCCGGATTCGAAGCAATGCGTATAGCAAGGTCGATGCTTTTCTCTGTTAAGTCGGCCGTACTGTCTTCTAGATCGATATCAATATGAACTTTGGGATGTTTCTGCATGAAGTCTTGAATGGCTGGCATCAGTTGAGAAAAACCAAACGACATGCTGGATGTGATTCGCACCAAACCTGACAACTCATCACTGGTATTCACCAAGGAAAGAATATTATCAGCTTGCTCCAACCACTGTTCCACGTCTTTTAAACAGGCTTCACCTGCGCTAGTAAGTGATATTTTCCGTGTCGTTCGATGCAACAAACGAATCTTTAACCAATCTTCCATGGCTTCTATATAACGCGTCACCATGGGGCGCGACATATTTAAACGCTCTGCCGTGCGGGAAAAACTCCGCGATTGGGCAACATCGATAAAAACTTTCGCTGCTATCACTCTATCCATAACCTACCTTTCACTTGCACGATAAAAGAAACAATCATGTTCATTTTTGTGTATTTTTCCGAGCACGTCAATTCTCTATGATGGCCACATGAATTACACAATCACTCTTTGGAGATAAAGATGAAAAAACTGATTACCTTCGTTGCTTCTGCACTTATCGCTCATTCTGCAGTTGCAGCAGACACAAAACCGTTAATGTTAGATGTATATAATGCAGATGCTAATAGCTTTAATGTGACCTCTACTTTGGTATATGGTGAAACGGAAGCTATGCTTATCGATACTGGTTTTACCAAAGCTGATGCATTGCGTATTGCGGCCAAAGTGCTCGATTCCAATAAAGAGCTAAAAACTATTTTCATTAGCCAAGCAGACCCTGATTATTACTTTGGTGCCGAGACACTGCACACCATTTTCCCAAAAGCCGACATTATCACGACTCCTGCAGTTAAAAAGGTCATTGAAGAAAAGCTGGCGGGGAAATTAGCTTTTTGGGGACCAAAAATGGGCAACAACGCACCAGTCAATCCAGTTATTCCAACGGCTTACGATAAACCTACTTTGATGGTAGACGGCCATACTATTGATATTCGTGGCACTGAAGGTGCATTTGCACATCGCCCTTACCTTTGGATTCCAGAGAATAAAGCTATTTTAGGCAACGTAGCGGTATACGGAAACATGCATCTATGGATGGCAGATGCGCAATCTGATGCCGCTCAAGCCGCCTGGACTGCCCAATTAGAAGAAATGTTGGCATTAAAACCAAAGGTTGTTATTCCTGGTCACATGGCACTAGGTACAGAACTTGATTCAAGCACTATTTCAAGCTCGCTGAATTACATCACAGTCTTTCAGAAAGCGAAGAAAGAGAGCAAAAACAGTGCTGAACTTATTAAAGCCATGACAGCAAAATATCCAGATGCTAAAGGTGCTTTAAGCTTAGATATCGCAGCTAAAGTCCATAAAGGTGAAATGTCATGGTAAAAGTTCATTACTTCTTCGACCCTATGTGTGGCTGGTGTTACGGGGCATCATCATTGGTAAGTGTATTGGCTGACATGCCGGAATTGGAAATCATTTATCACCCTGGAGGCATGATTCCGAAACGGGCAATTGACCCTTCGTTTAGACAACATATTTTGCAAGCTGATGGTCAAATAGCCAACATGACAAAAGTACACTTTGGCGATGCATATAAAGCAAGAGTGGCGGGTGCAGGCGATTTTATCGTGGATTCTTACTCGACAACTCGTGCCTTTCTTGTTGGTCAAGAAATGGGGATTGAAGCACATTTCATGCTCGCCGCCATTCAAAAAGCACACTATCAAGATGGTAAGCATCTCGATGAGTTAGATGCCTTAGCAGAACTGGCTGTATCTATGGGATTAGATAAAGCTACTTGGAACGAAAAAATGGCCGACTCTGAAGCGAGCATGCTGAATCAAGTGGAGGAAAGTCATCGCTTGATGGGTAAATTGAGAATCAGTGGATATCCAACCATGATTATTGAAAGAAATGACCAGTTAACCTGGTTAGAACACAGCAAGTACTATGGCAGAACGGCTGAGTGGGAACGCTATTTAGCTGAATTAGTTTAAACCTATAAAGCCTTCTCTGAATCAATAGAGAAGGCTCTTTTTATAATCAATCAACAAATCGCTACTCTTTAAATCTGCCAAGCAAAAGTCATTGTTCCGTAGCGAGTAAAACGATCAATTTTTCTATCGTGTTTGTCGCCATTAATAGTGAATGGTGAGTTAATGGCAAAGGCAATGGCAATGTCATCCCATGCATAGCTCACACCAGTGGAGAATACGCTTGTATTATGGTCATAATCGATCGACCGGCTATCTCTGAAGGTATTACCGTCTGTAAAAATTTGGTTAAAAGTATAGCCCACCTTAACGCCCGCATATACAAACCAACCATTGTCTATAGCCATGGGGTTGGACATGCGATTCTCGGCTAATAACGTAGTGGCGTATGAACTTTCTAGGTTACGACCGTAGCGAAACATAACCCCCGTGTTCGTCGAACTTTTCAGGGTCCCTACACTCACATCAAAACCGGTTAACACGTCCATGGTGTCCGCTTCTGAAATCCATGAACGCCATATACGGCTTCTGGATAATTCAAACACCAACTCATTATGAAGCTGAGTATTCCAGCCTTTGGGGTCTTGGGCACTTATTACTTTATGGATAGTTTTCTGGGTTTCTTTACCCAACGCCCATGGCCCGACAATGCCAATAGTCGTACTGACAAGATCCGCATGATCATCACGTGTCGTGATGTAAGTATTATTGATACTCACCAATGCAGAATATGGAAATGAGCCTTGGGGGGGATTGGTTAGCGTCAGATCTTCAGCTGTGTTCAAGGTTTGACCAACGCTGTAGACATTTGCTGACGTCTTAACTGGTGCATCTGACATAGTCCACATTAGTGGCTTAACCCAGAAATCCGGCCAGTGTGAATCATTACCAGATTCATTGACGTCATAGATAGTTACATACAGACCGTTAGTGTAGCCATTATCTTCATTGACAAAAAAGTCATTATCTAAAGTTGCAGACATCCAACTTTGGTTCGCATATGCAGACATTCCAAACAAGAGAGACAAACCAATTAAAGAGTATTTCACTAGATTTAAACTGCTTTCAACGATTGCATCTTTGTTTCTAACCACTCCTTTTTGATCGTCTCTGTCTATTCCCTGCCGCATAAGAACTCCCCCGCCCTACGTACGCACATTGCGTATTCAAATTATTAAGATTGTAAACATTATAAAGAGAAATCATGCTGGAGAGGACGACTAAGAGTTATAACTTTAAGGAAATAAGCAGTGGTATTATATATAATTTTCAAGAATATTTCAATATGTGCACTAAATAGGAAAAACAGAGCGAACTTGGCTAAAACCTCTAAGCCATGACCGCCCTGTTTGGTGTTTTAGATTAGAAAATCAAAAAGCCTAAAGAAATAATCACACCAGAACCGATCAATGCCATCAAGCAATAGCCCATCACGTCTTTTGCACCAAGCCCTGCAATGGCCAGTGCTGGTAATGCCCAGAATGGTTGAATCATATTTGTCCAAGCATCCCCCCAAGCAATCGCCATGGCTGTTTTCGCGGCATCAACACCCAGTGCTGCACCTGCTGGCATCATGATTGGCGCTTGTACTGCCCACTGACCACCACCAGAAGGCACAAAGAAGTTAACGATACCGGCACTCAAGAAAGTAAACAGCGGAAAAGTCGTTTCATTGGAAATAGACACAAATGCCTGAGAAATCACCCCTGCCAATGACGCACCAGAGTCACCCGTTGCAGTCATCATGCCCATGATCCCTGCGTAGAATGGGAATTGCAGCAAAATACCAGAACAGTTACGTGCTCCCTGAGAGACCGAATTCAACAAACTTTTTGGTGTTCCATGAAGCAAAACCGCCGAAAACAAGAAGGTAAAATTCACTATATTCAGGTTCAGTGCGAAACCGTTATTCACAAAATAGTAAATCACGTAAGCAAAGCCCATCACACCTAACAGCATGGATAAAACACGACTGTTTTCAAGGCGCTCAGCTGTTGTCATGTCTGCTTTATTTGGCATTTCGACGACTTGCTCTTTTAACAATTCTGCATCAATCGCAACCGTGTCCTGTGGTGCGGGATGCATCAAACGATTTAATAACGGGATAGTGACAAACATCACAGCCAAAATGGTTAAGTTCATCGCAGAGAAAATTGTCTCTGACGTTGGAATCGCAGCCGTCACTGCGCCATTCGTGACCTTTTCTATATTCGCACCGCCTGCAATAGACAGAGGAATAGAGCCAGACAGTCCAGCGTGCCAGAACAAAAACCCACTGTAAGCAGAAGCGATTAATAAACGGTAATCTACGCCTTTAACACGAGCAGCAATTTCTTTGGCAAAAATAGCACCGACGACCAAGCCAAACCCCCAGTTAACCCAGCACGCCATCGCACTAATAGCCGTTACTAAGATAATCGCTTGCCCAGGTGTTTTCGCGACACCCGCCAACATAGCCAACTTACGTTTGAACGCCGGAGCGCTTGCCATGGCATGGCCCGTAACAACTACCATCGCCATCTGCATAGAGAAGCTAAGTAAATTCCAAAAGCCACCCGCCCAAGCATTAACTACTTGCATTGGCCCTTGCCCAGTACTCGGCATCACCAATAAAAATACAGCAAATGTTAAGACTATGGCGAAAATAAAAGGATCAGGAAGGTAACGCTGTAACAAGGTAACGAAGAATTGGCTTACTTTTTGTAAACCTGTTTGTTTTTGTTCGAGAGTATTCATCAGTTTTATCCTGTTTTTTTATATTTTTTATATTTTTTATTGGACGACAAAAGCAAAAACAGAAAAGAATAGATCCTTTTCTGCTAACTCACTTTATTACGTTTATTTATTCGTTCTTTTTAATATGACTTATTAGCGAGACACCAACATAGCAACGCCCATGCCGCCACCAATACACAAGGTCGCTAAGCCTTTTTTAAGATCTTGCCGTTGCATTTCATGAAGCAATGTCACCAAAATTCGGCAACCAGACGCACCAATCGGATGACCTAACGCCACGGCACCACCGTTTACGTTAACTTTTGATGCATCTAAACCAAGCTCCTTGTTGACGCACAACGCCTGCACAGCAAAGGCTTCGTTCGCTTCGATAAGATCCAGATCAGCTACTTGCCACTTAGCTTTGTTAAGTACTTTTTGTGTCGCAGCAATCGGTCCAGTCCCCATAATTTCAGGATCAACACCGGCACCGCTTGCCGCTTCAATGACGGCTAAAATCGGCAAGCCCAAACGTTTGGCTTCCACATCCGATGTGACAACCACCATGGCAGCACCATCATTCAAGGTAGATGCATTACCTGCAGTGACAGTGCCCTCTTTTGCAAAGGCAGGACGTAACTTGGTTAGGGACTCTGCGGTGGTATCCGGACGAATTTGCTCATCGGCATCGACGATAATAGGATCACCTTTACGCTGAGGAATGGAGATCGGCAAAATTTCTTCAACAAAACGCCCTGCAGCTTGCGCCTGCGTGGCTTTTTGTTGAGAGAGTGCAGCAAATGCATCTTGCTCTGCACGGCTAATATCCCAACGATTGGCAATATTTTCGGCGGTTTTCCCCATGTGGTAATCATTAAACGCATCCCATAGACCATCGGTGACCATGGAGTCCAATAATTCCCAGTTGCCCATTTTTTTACCAGAGCGGCTGTTTGGTAAAACATGCGCCGCTTGGCTCATACTTTCTTGCCCACCTGCAACAACCATATTCGCATCGCCATTCAGTACGGCTTGAGCTGCCAGTTGCACAGCTTTCAAGCCAGAGCCGCAGACTTTATTAATAGTCATGGCAGAAACATGCTTTGGTAATCCTGCATGAACAGCTGTTTGGCGAGCTGGGTTTTGACCGCAGCCAGCAGCCAGAACTTGACCTAAAATCACTTCTTCAATGTGATCTTTCAAAATAGGTTGTTTGGCTAGCATGCCAGACAACAATTGAGTACCTAATTGCACAGCACTTAAAGAAGATAAAGCACCATTAAAGGCACCAATCGGTGTTCTTGCAGCAGCAACAATAACGGCTTTCATAGTAACGCTCCTGTTGTGATTATTATTTTGAGAAGACCATTTCAGGGACATGATCAGGGACAATCAACTTACCTTGAGTTTTACTTTGAATTTCTTCTACAGAAACACCTGGCGCCCGTTCTTTTAACACAAACGCGCCATTTTCAATTTCTAGCCAAGCTAAATCTGTCAGGACTTTTTTGATACAACCTTTGCCAGTTAGTGGAAGGGAACAATTAGACAAGAGTTTAGATTCGCCATCTTTGGAAGCGTGCGTCATGGTGACGATAATATTCTCGGCACCTGCCACTAAATCCATCGCACCACCCATGCCTTTAATCAGCTTATTGGGGATCATCCAAGATGCAATGTTGCCGTTCACGTCTACTTCAAATGCACCTAATACCGTTAAATCCACATGACCACCACGGATCATCGCAAAGGATTCAGCCGAGGAAAAAATCGATGCTCCTTTAACTGTCGTGACGGTTTGCTTGCCTGCGTTAATCATGTCGGCATCAATGGTTTCTTCCGAAGGAAACTCCCCCATGCCCAGCAAGCCATTTTCTGACTGAAGCATGACTTCCATGCCTTTTGGGATGTAATTGGCGACTAAGGTAGGAATACCAATGCCAAGGTTGACGTAAAAACCGTCTTGTAGCTCTTGAGCAACACGTTGTGCCATTTGCTCTCTAGTAAGTGACATATAAAACCTCTTTTTCTTATTCTGTTGGCTTGACTGTTCTTTTTTCGATGCGTTTTTCGAATGTTCCAAGAACAACTCGATTAACATAAATGCCTGGGGTATGAATTTGTGCGGGGTCAAGCTCGCCGACTTCAACGATCTCTTCTACTTCTACAACGGTAATTTTGCCGGCAGTTGCGGCCAAAGGATTGAAATTCTGCGCGGTATGACGATAAATAACGTTGCCGTAACGGTCTGCTTTCCAGCCTTTAACAATAGCGAAGTCACCAACGATGGCTTCTTCGAGCAAGTATTCGCGGCCATTAAACTCTTTGGTTTCTTTACCTTCGGCGACAGGCGTACCGACACCAGTAGCCGTGTAAAAAGCGGGGATTCCCGCACCACCAGCGCGCATTTTTTCAGCCAAGGTACCTTGTGGTGTTAACTCAACCTCAAGCTCACCATTCAACAACTGCTTTTCGAACAAGGCGTTTTCGCCAACATAAGACGACACCATTTTGCGCACCTGCTTGTCTTCCAGCAAAATGCCCAAGCCAAAACCGTCCACACCACAGTTATTCGACACAACAGTTAAACCTTTTGTGCCTTTGCGTTTAATTTCAGCAATCAAGTTTTCTGGGATACCACACAGACCAAAACCACCTGCAAGCACCGTCATATTATCTTCTAGCCCGATCATGGCTTCTTCATAAGAAGCGACGACTTTGTCAAAACCGGCCATTTTATTCTCCTGTTTTTTTATTCTTAATTTCCCTTCAGTTTGACCCAAGCAGATAAATTAATTAAATTTGTTTTTTCTATTTATTAATAAGTTTTTCAAAATAATAATCATAAGAGAAGTATTCTTAAATGAACGTCAAACAAGTAAAAGCCTTCCTCGCAGTCGCCGAGTCCATGAGTTTTGCCAGTGCGGCCACACAATTACACTTGTCACAACCTGCGCTGAGCCTGTCAATTAAAAGCCTAGAGGATAATTTGGGTGGGAAATTATTCACTCGTACGACACGTCATATCGCCTTAACTCCAGAAGGAGAAGCTCTAGTGCCTATAGCGAGACGATTGTTGGCCCAATGGGAAAATGCCGAAGACGAGATGAAGCAACGCTTTGCTTTGCAGCTTGGCAAAATTACCATTGCCTCCATGCCTTCTTTTGCTGCGTCATTGCTGCCAAAAGCGATTCGTAATTATCATTCATCGTACCCCAATATTCAGGTCGCCATAGATGATGTCTTATCGGATGTGGTGGTGGAAATGGTGCGTAACAACCAAGTGGAATTAGGCATCTCCTTCGAACCCAGTAATCTTGTGGATTTGTATTTCTATCCCCTTTATGAAGACAGGTTCATCGCGATTTTACCGAAGAATCACCCTTTAGAAGAACAAGACACAATTTCTTGGCAAGCACTTCTGGAATACGATTTCATCACCTTGCAGCGCCCTTCCAGTGTTCGAACCATGATTGAAAGTACACTCCATAAGGCAGGCATAGAACTCAATGTCGCGTTTGATGCTCACCAACTTGCCACTGTGGGGCGCATGGTTAGCGAGGGCATGGGCGTTGCCGTTGTCCCTGCATTGTGCCGACAACAAGCGATTGAACAAGGCGCCACCTGCCGACCAGTCATAGAACCGGAAATTCGCCGACGCGTCGGCGTCATCTGCCAACCCAGATCTAATCTCTCCATCGCGGCAGCGGCCATGCTGGATGTGCTGATGAATACTTATCACTCAAGAAAAAAGTCAAGTTGATTTTATCAACATATTGAGTGGTTATTATCAACTTAACCCAGCAAACACTTTTTACTATGATCGAAGGAGACTAGAACAATAAACAATGCCGCATCTTAAGTGCTAATTAGCCTAGTGATGGCATTGGGATAATTAAGAGGATACATAGCGATGAAGCCATCAAGCACACGACGTATTATCGACCTATCAGTCACACTAGATAATAACCCCTATACCGACCCACCACCGCTTCTGCCCAAGATTGATTACTCCAACCATCAAGAAGGTTGGCCAGAAATGGCAGGCATGTTCCCAGGTTTACAAAAAGAAGACATGCCAGGTAACGAGGGATGGGCATTTGAAAAGTTACAAATGAGCGCTCATAACGGTACTCACATGGATGCACCTTGGCATTATGCGTCTACCACTGACGGTGGCAAACTCGCTTATGGCATTGACAAATTACCGTTAGATTGGTGCTTACAACCGGGAGTGAAACTGGATTTCCGCAACTTTCCTGATGGCCATATCATTACCGCCG from Marinomonas rhizomae harbors:
- a CDS encoding inositol monophosphatase family protein; its protein translation is MNLDKPTQARLINIVRRAGQEIVMPNFRQLSAADVETKSSLTDLVTIADKASEAFITEEIQAAFPDWEIVGEEAVAEDPSTTDKIGTSDTCVIIDPIDGTWNYAHGLSEFGIILAVVVKGVTRFGLLYDPVNDDWIYANLGEGTFFQRTAMNEKGKHQTPKQTPLALSFTAEPDLDKLIGIMSVNSYTGQKKQDFALKASRFVRINNLPSCPAYRQIAQGHFHFSLTYKMLPWDHAAGVLVHTEAGGICRTLDGQEYSPTMLDGEMLAAQSEQQWKDLAEWFRR
- a CDS encoding LysR family transcriptional regulator, with protein sequence MDRVIAAKVFIDVAQSRSFSRTAERLNMSRPMVTRYIEAMEDWLKIRLLHRTTRKISLTSAGEACLKDVEQWLEQADNILSLVNTSDELSGLVRITSSMSFGFSQLMPAIQDFMQKHPKVHIDIDLEDSTADLTEKSIDLAIRIASNPDPSLIGKPIAVCESVLVASPAYLEKVRHTIGEIQHPQDLIHHDCLGYKNLARHIWHLSQHDQFESVSLDCRLSINEATALLHATLNGMGVCLQPTYLANRYINDGSLCHVLPDWKPKDLIICALYSSRKHLSPNVRALIDHLERYFAEHPW
- a CDS encoding MBL fold metallo-hydrolase, translating into MKKLITFVASALIAHSAVAADTKPLMLDVYNADANSFNVTSTLVYGETEAMLIDTGFTKADALRIAAKVLDSNKELKTIFISQADPDYYFGAETLHTIFPKADIITTPAVKKVIEEKLAGKLAFWGPKMGNNAPVNPVIPTAYDKPTLMVDGHTIDIRGTEGAFAHRPYLWIPENKAILGNVAVYGNMHLWMADAQSDAAQAAWTAQLEEMLALKPKVVIPGHMALGTELDSSTISSSLNYITVFQKAKKESKNSAELIKAMTAKYPDAKGALSLDIAAKVHKGEMSW
- a CDS encoding DsbA family protein — translated: MVKVHYFFDPMCGWCYGASSLVSVLADMPELEIIYHPGGMIPKRAIDPSFRQHILQADGQIANMTKVHFGDAYKARVAGAGDFIVDSYSTTRAFLVGQEMGIEAHFMLAAIQKAHYQDGKHLDELDALAELAVSMGLDKATWNEKMADSEASMLNQVEESHRLMGKLRISGYPTMIIERNDQLTWLEHSKYYGRTAEWERYLAELV
- a CDS encoding lipid A deacylase LpxR family protein — protein: MRQGIDRDDQKGVVRNKDAIVESSLNLVKYSLIGLSLLFGMSAYANQSWMSATLDNDFFVNEDNGYTNGLYVTIYDVNESGNDSHWPDFWVKPLMWTMSDAPVKTSANVYSVGQTLNTAEDLTLTNPPQGSFPYSALVSINNTYITTRDDHADLVSTTIGIVGPWALGKETQKTIHKVISAQDPKGWNTQLHNELVFELSRSRIWRSWISEADTMDVLTGFDVSVGTLKSSTNTGVMFRYGRNLESSYATTLLAENRMSNPMAIDNGWFVYAGVKVGYTFNQIFTDGNTFRDSRSIDYDHNTSVFSTGVSYAWDDIAIAFAINSPFTINGDKHDRKIDRFTRYGTMTFAWQI
- a CDS encoding short-chain fatty acid transporter encodes the protein MNTLEQKQTGLQKVSQFFVTLLQRYLPDPFIFAIVLTFAVFLLVMPSTGQGPMQVVNAWAGGFWNLLSFSMQMAMVVVTGHAMASAPAFKRKLAMLAGVAKTPGQAIILVTAISAMACWVNWGFGLVVGAIFAKEIAARVKGVDYRLLIASAYSGFLFWHAGLSGSIPLSIAGGANIEKVTNGAVTAAIPTSETIFSAMNLTILAVMFVTIPLLNRLMHPAPQDTVAIDAELLKEQVVEMPNKADMTTAERLENSRVLSMLLGVMGFAYVIYYFVNNGFALNLNIVNFTFLFSAVLLHGTPKSLLNSVSQGARNCSGILLQFPFYAGIMGMMTATGDSGASLAGVISQAFVSISNETTFPLFTFLSAGIVNFFVPSGGGQWAVQAPIMMPAGAALGVDAAKTAMAIAWGDAWTNMIQPFWALPALAIAGLGAKDVMGYCLMALIGSGVIISLGFLIF
- a CDS encoding acetyl-CoA C-acetyltransferase — translated: MKAVIVAAARTPIGAFNGALSSLSAVQLGTQLLSGMLAKQPILKDHIEEVILGQVLAAGCGQNPARQTAVHAGLPKHVSAMTINKVCGSGLKAVQLAAQAVLNGDANMVVAGGQESMSQAAHVLPNSRSGKKMGNWELLDSMVTDGLWDAFNDYHMGKTAENIANRWDISRAEQDAFAALSQQKATQAQAAGRFVEEILPISIPQRKGDPIIVDADEQIRPDTTAESLTKLRPAFAKEGTVTAGNASTLNDGAAMVVVTSDVEAKRLGLPILAVIEAASGAGVDPEIMGTGPIAATQKVLNKAKWQVADLDLIEANEAFAVQALCVNKELGLDASKVNVNGGAVALGHPIGASGCRILVTLLHEMQRQDLKKGLATLCIGGGMGVAMLVSR
- a CDS encoding CoA transferase subunit B codes for the protein MSLTREQMAQRVAQELQDGFYVNLGIGIPTLVANYIPKGMEVMLQSENGLLGMGEFPSEETIDADMINAGKQTVTTVKGASIFSSAESFAMIRGGHVDLTVLGAFEVDVNGNIASWMIPNKLIKGMGGAMDLVAGAENIIVTMTHASKDGESKLLSNCSLPLTGKGCIKKVLTDLAWLEIENGAFVLKERAPGVSVEEIQSKTQGKLIVPDHVPEMVFSK
- a CDS encoding CoA transferase subunit A translates to MAGFDKVVASYEEAMIGLEDNMTVLAGGFGLCGIPENLIAEIKRKGTKGLTVVSNNCGVDGFGLGILLEDKQVRKMVSSYVGENALFEKQLLNGELEVELTPQGTLAEKMRAGGAGIPAFYTATGVGTPVAEGKETKEFNGREYLLEEAIVGDFAIVKGWKADRYGNVIYRHTAQNFNPLAATAGKITVVEVEEIVEVGELDPAQIHTPGIYVNRVVLGTFEKRIEKRTVKPTE
- a CDS encoding LysR family transcriptional regulator, yielding MNVKQVKAFLAVAESMSFASAATQLHLSQPALSLSIKSLEDNLGGKLFTRTTRHIALTPEGEALVPIARRLLAQWENAEDEMKQRFALQLGKITIASMPSFAASLLPKAIRNYHSSYPNIQVAIDDVLSDVVVEMVRNNQVELGISFEPSNLVDLYFYPLYEDRFIAILPKNHPLEEQDTISWQALLEYDFITLQRPSSVRTMIESTLHKAGIELNVAFDAHQLATVGRMVSEGMGVAVVPALCRQQAIEQGATCRPVIEPEIRRRVGVICQPRSNLSIAAAAMLDVLMNTYHSRKKSS